In one window of Oncorhynchus gorbuscha isolate QuinsamMale2020 ecotype Even-year linkage group LG23, OgorEven_v1.0, whole genome shotgun sequence DNA:
- the LOC124011546 gene encoding protocadherin gamma-B2-like, translating to MGHKGISVTGLVCSVAFLLLPLHSAYGDVSYSFPEEMKRGSVIGNIAKDLGLVASRLSARKARVDPDGNRKRYCDINLSTGDLIVAERIDREGLCGQKASCVLKQELVLESPLEVQHISLHVQDINDNSPQFKDEVIKIEISESAVKGVRFSLDEAHDADIGKNTVQSYTLQRNEHFILNVKTKSGGRKYSELVLDKELDREGHHEIKLLLTAMDGGSPQRSGTVVIHVTVLDANDKAPVFSQAIYKASLPENSPLDTVVVTVSATDADEELNEVGIINVQDRDSENNRQVRCSIQQNLPFKLVPSIKNYYSLVTTGELDRELVSDYNITITATDEGSPPLSSSKSVQVSVADVNDNPPVFEEQSYKAHVTENNKPGNSVCSVTARDPDWRQNGTVIYSLLPGEVNGVPVSSFLSVNGDTGVIHAVRSFDYEQFRSFKVHVVARDNGSPPLSSNVTVSVFITDVNDNFPQILYPAPEGKSFMTELVPKVAHGGSLVSKVIAVDADSGQNAWLSYHIVKSTDTGLFTIGLHSGEIRTQRDISESDSMKQNLIVSVKDNGQPSLSATCTMYLVISDNMAEVPELKDVSYDENNSKLTSYLIIALVSVSTFFLTFIIVILAVRFCRRRKPRLFFDGAVAIPSAYLPPNYAEGDGVGTLRSTYNYDAYLTTGSRTSDFKFVTSYSDNTLPADQTPRKTPTDFAEELGDSNGSLPEICP from the exons ATGGGTCACAAAGGAATCTCGGTGACAGGTCTGGTCTGCAGCGTTGCTTTCCTTCTTCTACCGCTGCACTCCGCCTATGGAGACGTGAGCTATTCTTTTCCGGAGGAGATGAAACGCGGATCTGTTATTGGAAATATAGCCAAAGATCTCGGGCTCGTGGCGAGCAGACTTTCCGCTCGTAAGGCCCGTGTTGATCCCGATGGGAACCGTAAACGTTACTGTGACATTAATCTGAGTACCGGAGATCTGATTGTTGCGGAGAGAATTGACAGAGAGGGGCTTTGTGGCCAAAAGGCTTCGTGTGTTTTAAAACAAGAACTTGTATTGGAGAGTCCTTTGGAGGTGCAACATATTAGTCTTCATGTTCAAGATATAAATGATAATTCTCCGCAATTTAAGGACGAAGTGATTAAAATTGAAATTAGTGAATCAGCAGTCAAAGGCGTTCGTTTTTCTCTAGATGAGGCCCATGACGCTGACATAGGAAAGAATACGGTTCAGAGTTATACACTACAAAGAAATGAACATTTTATTTTGAATGTCAAAACCAAAAGTGGTGGACGCAAATACAGCGAGTTAGTGTTAGACAAAGAGCTAGACCGCGAGGGGCACCATGAAATCAAGTTATTACTTACAGCGATGGACGGAGGCTCTCCGCAGAGATCAGGTACTGTAGTCATACACGTCACTGTACTGGATGCTAACGATAAAGCCCCAGTGTTTAGCCAGGCCATCTACAAAGCCAGTCTGCCTGAAAACTCTCCTTTAGATACTGTAGTGGTTACAGTGAGTGCAACGGATGCAGATGAGGAATTGAATG AGGTGGGCATCATTAACGTGCAGGATAGAGACTCTGAGAATAACCGACAGGTCCGCTGCTCCATTCAGCAAAACCTTCCCTTTAAGCTGGTGCCATCCATCAAAAACTACTATTCTCTGGTGACCACGGGCGAACTGGACCGGGAACTGGTGTCTGATTACAACATTACAATCACTGCCACCGACGAGGGCTCTccacctctgtcctcctctaAAAGTGTTCAGGTATCTGTAGCTGACGTCAACGACAACCCACCTGTGTTTGAGGAACAATCATATAAAGCCCACGTGACTGAAAATAACAAACCCGGTAACTCCGTGTGTTCCGTTACTGCACGGGAcccagactggagacagaacgGAACAGTGATTTATTCTCTCTTACCCGGTGAGGTGAACGGTGTTCCGGTGTCCTCGTTTTTATCCGTTAACGGAGACACGGGGGTGATCCACGCTGTGAGGTCGTTTGATTATGAGCAGTTCAGGAGTTTTAAAGTCCACGTGGTGGCCAGAGACAACGGTTCTCCTCCGCTCAGCAGCAACGTCACGGTCAGTGTGTTCATAACAGATGTGAATGACAACTTTCCTCAAATACTATATCCCGCCCCGGAGGGGAAATCCTTCATGACGGAGCTGGTCCCCAAAGTTGCACACGGGGGCTCTCTGGTTTCCAAGGTGATTGCGGTGGACGCGGACTCTGGCCAGAACGCCTGGCTGTCCTATCATATAGTCAAATCCACTGATACGGGACTTTTCACTATTGGTCTCCACAGCGGAGAGATCAGGACACAGCGGGACATTTCTGAATCTGACAGCATGAAACAGAACCTCATTGTGTCAGTGAAGGATAAcggacagccctctctctctgccacctgtACCATGTATTTAGTGATTTCTGATAACATGGCTGAAGTGCCCGAACTGAAAGATGTCTCTTATGATGAGAACAATTCCAAACTCACCTCTTATCTGATCATCGCGCTGGTGTCCGTTTCCACCTTTTTCCTCACCTTCATTATTGTCATCCTGGCCGTGAGGTTTTGCCGCAGGAGAAAGCCCAGACTGTTCTTTGATGGAGCGGTCGCCATTCCCAGCGCGTATCTCCCTCCTAACTACGCAGAGGGGGACGGAGTGGGAACCCTCCGCAGCACTTACAATTATGACGCATACCTGACGACAGGTTCGCGCACAAGTGACTTCAAGTTCGTCACATCTTACAGTGACAACACACTGCCTGCGGACCAGACTCCGAGAAAAACTCCAACAGACTTTGCTGAAGAACTTGGCGATTCCAACGGGTCCCTCCCAGAG ATTTGCCCTTGA